TGGAGTTAGAGGAAGAAGAATGTGTCACCTGGGATGGAGCCTGTGAATCTCTCTCTTGCCTGGGGTCCTATTTCTTCCCATCCTCACCTTGAGTTTTTCTGTGTATGCTCTCTCTAGCCTCTCCACAGCCTCCAGGGAGAGCAAAGGTTCTAGCTCAGAGATGTCAGCTTCAGGACTGAGGTCAGGATGACCCATCATCTCAGGGCTGAAGGAAATCACAGGATTCATAGCTGTGAAAGACTGTAGGGCTGCCTCCACTCTCAGCTCCTCAGCCTTCCTCTGCTTGTCCTGCCCACCCTCTCCACCCTTGGCCTGCCACTGACCCTGGGTAGATATGCAGGGCCCAGTGTAACAGTGTGAAGATGTCCTGGGTGCCCAGGTCCTCACGGTCCAGAAGCTGCTGCAGGTGCTGGCAGAGGCCCTGGTGCAAGGTGTGGGCCCACAGCTTCACCACACCATAATCTCTAgggcaacagggagccaccagGGCCTCAGCCAGGGCCAGTTCAGCAGGGAGAGCTTCTCGAAGAGTGGCCAGGTGTCCTGCCAGGCCTGGGGGGGCAGGGGCTGGTGCCTCAAAGTAGGCTTCCTCAAGGGCCTTACGTAGGGCTTCAAGGCAGCGCTGGCGCCAGGCTCGGGGGCGTCCGGGGGCTGGTGACTGGAGCCGAGTATCCCTCTCCTCTTCAAACTCAGCTACTCGAACTGCAGCCACTAGCAGAGCTGGATCATCTCGTGCCAGCCGCCTAGCTGAACCTACCACCTTCCCCATGGCTAGGCCCAGCTCCTCCCCCAGAGGTGTCAAGCCTTCAAAGAGGGACAGCTCTGGTCCCCCAAGTGGGTCCAACACCTCATCCCGTAACTGCTCCAGCTCCCGTAGGACCTCATAGGCCTCCAGGAATCTATTGCCCTTGATCAGGTCCTGGGTTCTGGCCACTGCCTCAGGTACTGCAAAGAGAAGTAGGAAGCAGGAGATTGGGAAGTAGTCCTGAGGGAGTCCCTGAAAACGAGCTGGATGTCAGGACCTCTTTAGACCTgtctaactagctatgtgacttggggCATTAatatcacttcctttctctgtctcagtttcctcattggtaaaattcaGTCTCCCAAACGTTTATTAAACCCCtatgtgaaaattaaaataacataaaaatgaaataaaaaataaaaacaaggaaacaaaacaaaacaaaataaaaacccgAAGAACCTCAGGGTTCTTCAGACTTTGGAGCTGATTTATACATCACTTTGTGGATCAGTCATACTTCAGAAAGATCCAGAGTTCTTTTCCCCAAGTTCCCTCATTGGTTCAGGTTGGGCTGGTTCTGACTGGAAAACCAACTGACTGGGTAAGGGGtaagtgacctgaccaaggtTGGTGCTCAGTTGAGACGTGGgtcagtagaaagaatgctggacttgaggtcagaagatctgggttcaaatcctagctgtgcTATCACTTAAGCTCCCTGggtctctattttcttttctgtattgaATCAGGTGAGCTCGAAGGtgagtctcttccaactcttaatcCCCACCCCTGATGGAGCCCAGGAACATTATAAGACCTCACCTGCCAAGAGTTGAGGCAGTAGGAGGGTCACTGCCCGAAGCTGCCCATGTTGATCGGCCAGCTCCCGGAGATGCCCCAGGGTGTGGGCAGCCTCAGCCTGGCTCCTGAGTGCCCCCTGGGCCTCCTCCAGGACCTCTCGAGCCTCCTGTAGCTCTTTCATCGCCAGGCCTAGCTGTTCAAGGCCTGTCTGCACACTCTCCAAGTATGACTGTACAGTAGACTGTGGGGAGAGAGCTTGGAAGGGTCAGTGGCAGGTGATACCCTGCAACGAAGggggcagagaagagaaagtcCCTCTGAGCATGATCTTGATATGGGCGGGCACGGTCCTTTGGCAGAATTGGGGAAGGGGGGCCTGGGACAGAATGGGAATGACTGGGACCAGGGATAGATGATGACTTTCAGGGGCCCCGACTCAAGCCTCTCCCTGGCCCCACCTTGATTCGAGACTCGATGGAGCACATTCTCTGGGCCTCCCGGCTTCGGTATTGGTCCACCCTGGTCAGCTGCTTAGGGCTGTAGAAGACGCCTGAGGCCCATTTCAGGGCTGCCCCTCTGGCCAACCTTTCAGCCTTCTCTAGTTCTGGCCACTCAGGGTCTGCTTAGAtggatgggggtgggatggggggaggcaggaagaggaTTCAGGCACAGCTGTTTCCCATCCCTTGTCCCTGACAGGAAGTCACTGAATCTGGGGCCCTGACCTGATCAGTCTGCCTCTTCTAACCACTCCTAGTATGCCCAAATGCCAAGGTGGGGGTTGGGTTAGTAGTACTTTATAAATGCGCTAAATGTCATATTATTGTTATGGACCACGATGTGGTCTGTATCAAAGTATCACAGTATTTAGGGCTGAAAAGTCATTAAgttcaatccctcattttacagatgaaaaactgagaccCCAAGACATAAtgtaagtcacttgtccaaggtcatgtagctagtaagtagcatGGCCTACAAAAACCtaggctctctgactccagaccccaccCTGCCTCCACTCTACTTTGCCACCTCTATTGGGTGGTAATCGGCTGATTGTCTATCCCTGGGAAAACATCCCCTGACACCCACTCTCCTCCCCACCAAGGCTGTCTCTAGGTGTTGGGAACTTCTCTCTGAGGCATCCAGCCATCCagccatccacccatccatccatcccagaGTGACTCCCAGAGGAGTCGGCCCATTACCTTGGGGGGTTCCAGATTCCTGCTCCTCCTCTGTATCCATGCCCATGGCTCAAGCAGTAGTGAAGGGGGGCGCCTAGGCCTGATATTGGAACTGAGCCTAGATGttgtggggtggggagatggtTCAAGCTTGATTATGGAAGCTCAGCTTAGCTGAGCTTAAAAGCCAAAGCGTCTTCTTCTCCAGGCAGGCTCCTCTGGGGCAGCTCAGTTCCTGCCCAGCCTACTCAGGATATGGGAGGGAGgagtgtgtgttggggggtgggggtggaggagggactgAAGGTGAAGGGGTAGGCACTGGAGCTGCTGGGAAATGCCCTGTGGATGATCCATAATGTCTAGATAGACAAGGTGGATGGGGAGAGCCCTGAGTGCCAGCCCTAGCCTGGGCACCCTCATCATGAGGCAAGGGTCAAGTGTAACACTTGTATCCACTACAGCTACACCCTACTGCCTATGCCCCGTCCAGGGAAGTGGCAACATCATAGCCCCTTAGCGCCCTCCAGTGTCCATCAAAGTCAGGCtttctgacccccccccccaactctatGCCCTAGGgcatccccctcttcccttcccaaatggATCCCAGCAGATTCAAGCTTCCCGTTCTCAACCTTCTTTACTTTATTCTGTCTTCTTCCTGGGGCTTAGTGGGAGTCAGAGTTACAGGAAATAGCTGGgagtgagaagagaaagggaagagaagagacacattacttctctctccattcctccctggTATAcgcattctttctctccctgcctgTGGTAACCATAGCAAAGGATCTTAGGGATTACTATCCCCCTGCCCCTGTGGGAGAGAGGTAGGGGGTGGGCATTGTGACAGGTAGGTTTGGATAAATTCAGTGGAACAGAACATGACAAATGGCCTGTTATGGGCATGGGTCAAACTGTATAGACTCCTCAACCAGGGTTAAGGGGAATGCCTCTTCACCCACCTGCAGAGATGCCCCAAggacccacccccccacctcctcctcttctaaTTCAGCATAGAAGGAGAATAGCTATTGATCTTTATCCCCACCTGGAGtgccaatatattcttctcctcaGCAGAGCGCCGgtaaaccagcatttattaagcacttgactctgtgccaggcatggtaCTAATCActaggagatacaaaaaaaggcaatctctctctctctctctctctgtctctctctctctatctatctatctcaggTCCCTGTGCTCAGGTGGCTTACTTTCTAATGCAAATAactgtatatacaagatacaagTGGTTTAAGTGGATGGTCACCTAGAGCGAAGGGTGTGAATGTTGGCTGGAGGAAGCATGGCATCACGCCCAGCCCCCAGCAAGCAGACTTGGGTAGCAGAACATGTGAGTATGGTGAGAGGTCTGGGACCCCAGGATTGGAATGTGCAGACAAAAGAGCTGGGGGACTGAGAGGAGGGTAACCAGAGAGAGTCTGGGCAgcggtcaacaaacatttcattAGGGAAATCCATTGTAGACCTCAGAGATGGTGTAGAAAAGGGTCAACCTATGGGAGAGAAGTGATCATGGGAGCTACAAATACAGTGGAAACTTTCACGGAGCTTGAAAacaataacaactagcatttatatactggtttgcaaagtgctttacaaataacatgtaattattataatacccattttacacattaggaaaccgaggcaggcagaggtaaagtgaccggtctagggtcacaaagctagtaagcgtctgaggctggatttgaactcaggtcttcctgaccttgcCACTTAGCACTGTGTTTGGAAcagagtgggtgcttaataaatgtcgtTTGGCTGACTGCATCCAATCTACTGCATCATTTAGCTGCTTTGGctgaaagagatgagaaaggggtACCTTTCTCCCCAACCGGCCCATGACCCAGGCGGTCTCCACGAGGGTGTCACATGACCCGATCCCCAGGAGTTTCTCGCCAAATCTGGTAGTTGACAAGCTGGGTTGTTTTCGCTGTCCGTGGAGGCTGGGCTTTTACCCACGATCCCTGGAATTCTGCGGCTCTCTGGGAGAAAGGGAATCGCACACGGTCCCTGGTGGCACCGGACTCTCTAGGAGGCCGGTCGGTAGGGGCGCACGCGGGCACGTGCGCACGCGCAGGCCTCGAGCTGTGCCCAAACGGAAGTGAGGGGCGGAAGTGTCGCGGCGGCTGCCGGCCGGGCACTGGCGAGCGGAAGCGGAAGTGGCGGCGGCAGGCGGCGGGCGCCGGCCTGGCCTGGGCTTAGGGAGGCAGGCTGCCATGGCGGAGTCCGGGCCGCaggcgccgccgccgccgcctcccggGACCCCGAGCCGGCACGAGAAGAGCCTGGGGCTGCTCACGACCAAATTTGTGTCGCTGCTGCAGGAGGCTAAGGACGGAGTCCTCGACCTGAAACTGGTGCGGACCCGGCCTGACTCCGAAGGGGGGTACCCTGGGGAGAAGCGAGGGCCGGGGCCGGACATCGGGGAGAAGCGAGGGCCGGGGCCGGACATCGGGGAGAAGCGAGGGCCGCGGCCGGACATCGGGGAGAAGCGAGGGCCGGGGCCGGACACGGGGGAAAAGCGAGGGCCGGGGATGCACAAGGGGAAGAAGCGAGGGCCGGGGCCGGACATCGGGGAGAAGTGAGGGCCGGGAATGCACAAGGGGAAGAAGCTGTGGCCGGGGTCGGACATCGGGGAGAAGTGAGGGTCGGGGTTGGACACCGGGAAAAGCGAAGGCCCGGGATGGACAAGGAGAAAAAGCAAGGGCCTGGGCCGGACATCGGGGAGAAGCGAGGCCGGGGACGGACGCCGGGGAGCATCAGGAGTGAGatgctgggggaaggggggggggaccCTCCGGAGAGCGGCTCCCGGAGAGAGACTGAAGTGGGGCATCAGTGGAAGCGAGTTCCCTCTCATCGCCACCTCTCTCTTTCAAGTCTcggctcaaattctgccttctacaAAAGCTTTCACAGATCcttcttaatgccttccctctgcttaTCATCTCCAGTTTATCGTGTTCATAGCTTTTTCATACACGGTTCGCGTGTTGTCTCTCCCGCAGACTGTgatctctttgaggacagggactgtcctttgctttttcactttttgtatcctcagcttagcatagtgcctggcacatagagcttattaataaatgcttgttatgaGAGGAGGGAGGCACAAGAGGTGAGGGTCTTGGGGAAATCCTGGAAGGTGGAAATTTGACAAACAGCCAAGGAACAGCGGGAGGAAGAGATAGGGGAGTCAGACCAGAGCACGGAGGGAGATCCAAACAAGACTAGGGAGAACTGGAGGCTGGGGGGTAGTGATCAATGACCAGCCTGGAGGGAGGAGGAACTCCTGAAACGTGTGAAAGGCAGGTAAAGGAGGAAGGTCTGGGGGAGACCATCTGCAGAGAATGGAGATTCCTCTTTTGCTGGTGAGGAAGAAGATCATTCTGGGTTTCTGGAAGAGAAGCAAGTTGGAACAAACCTGAATTTTGGAGCACAGGGCAAGAGAGTTGTACTGGGCCTGGCAGAGGGAAAATGTTTCAGGCCCATAGGGGAGAGTAGGGCAAAGCCCAGGTACAGAGAAATGCCAAAGTAAGGAGGAGTTTGGAGATCAAAGTTAACTTCCTAAGAAGATGTCGTGTGTGGCTCTGGGCTGCACTGAGCCTCCCATGCTGAAGTCAGTTGGAGTTGGTGTTGTCTTAAACCTTGGGGACAAACTGAAgcatctcttttcttcctccaataGGCAGCAGACACCTTAGCCGTTCGGCAGAAGCGGAGAATCTATGACATCACGAATGTCCTGGAAGGGATTGGGCTGATTGAAAAGAAGTCTAAGAACAGTATCCAGTGGAAGTGAGTActggagaaggcagggcaggaGAGATTCTCATGAGAGATTAAGGAGCCTCTTTGAGTGAGGCAGGTGGGAGGAAGAGGGTTCCTTCCTGGAGTTGG
This region of Trichosurus vulpecula isolate mTriVul1 chromosome 3, mTriVul1.pri, whole genome shotgun sequence genomic DNA includes:
- the EXOC3L1 gene encoding exocyst complex component 3-like protein → MGMDTEEEQESGTPQDPEWPELEKAERLARGAALKWASGVFYSPKQLTRVDQYRSREAQRMCSIESRIKSTVQSYLESVQTGLEQLGLAMKELQEAREVLEEAQGALRSQAEAAHTLGHLRELADQHGQLRAVTLLLPQLLAVPEAVARTQDLIKGNRFLEAYEVLRELEQLRDEVLDPLGGPELSLFEGLTPLGEELGLAMGKVVGSARRLARDDPALLVAAVRVAEFEEERDTRLQSPAPGRPRAWRQRCLEALRKALEEAYFEAPAPAPPGLAGHLATLREALPAELALAEALVAPCCPRDYGVVKLWAHTLHQGLCQHLQQLLDREDLGTQDIFTLLHWALHIYPGPEMMGHPDLSPEADISELEPLLSLEAVERLERAYTEKLKISIAEWLQKALDGEVAEWFREQEPDIDPEGLYHSSLPAVVLQILDENIRVTAVISSSLQERVHGMALRELGTFLRSLIKALERFSQEHLRNSSRPHHYVPYLLACLNHYAALSSSVSLLKPVGVPTTTTTGVSAAIDAALGDLKRKICRLILDALLEELQPLFVALPSRQWLSCRVMLDNVCEQTASFCSRFSRVRSPMAQMLLAESERAVVLEYLRGLMQGKLVCRNSKERIQASEQMLQDSAQLRDLFLSLELEESAQTGAVLGALQELFRLQDPALLSLEVSSFLHKFPDVSEEHIGVLLDVRGDVSREQRQVVLETMQANPPPSLPPDGHRPLFSLVPVPSPPLAFCFPAGSCS